The Flavobacterium faecale genome has a segment encoding these proteins:
- a CDS encoding arginine decarboxylase, translating into MNTKYSDLINQTYYFPQEEFNLNKDNLQFHNIDLMKLVEQYGTPLKFTYLPQISNNINKAKNWFRKSMEKNKYEGKYYYCYCTKSSHFEYIMNEAFKNNIHIETSSAFDINIVENLLQNGKINKSTYVICNGFKRDQYIDNIARLINNGHKNTIPIIDNYEELDLLQAEIKGKFKIGIRIAAEEEPKFEFYTSRLGIGYKNIVQFYKKQIQENDKLELKMLHFFINTGINDTAYYWNELVKCIKVYIALKKECPSLDGLNIGGGFPIKNSLAFEYDYQYMIDEIINQIKIACDEAEVDVPNIFTEFGSFTVGESGGAIYQVLYQKQQNDREKWNMIDSSFITTLPDTWAINKRFIMLAVNRWNETYERVLLGGMTCDSDDYYNSEQNMNAIYLPKYNKEKPLYIGFFNTGAYQETIGGYGGLHHCLIPQPKHILIDRDENGIMATEVFSEQQTSEDVLKILGYKAK; encoded by the coding sequence ATGAACACCAAATATTCTGACTTAATTAATCAAACGTATTATTTTCCACAAGAAGAGTTTAATTTAAACAAAGACAACCTTCAGTTTCACAATATTGATTTGATGAAATTGGTTGAACAATACGGTACACCATTAAAATTCACGTATTTACCTCAAATTTCGAACAACATCAACAAAGCCAAAAATTGGTTTCGTAAATCGATGGAAAAAAACAAATACGAGGGAAAATACTATTATTGCTATTGCACGAAAAGCTCTCATTTTGAATACATTATGAATGAAGCTTTTAAAAATAACATTCACATTGAAACTTCTTCTGCATTTGATATCAATATTGTTGAAAATCTATTGCAAAATGGAAAAATCAACAAAAGCACTTATGTAATCTGTAACGGTTTCAAAAGAGATCAGTACATTGACAACATTGCTAGATTAATCAATAACGGACACAAAAATACGATTCCGATTATTGATAATTATGAGGAACTTGACTTGTTGCAAGCAGAAATTAAAGGGAAGTTCAAAATCGGAATTAGAATTGCTGCCGAAGAAGAGCCTAAATTTGAATTCTATACCTCTAGATTAGGAATTGGATACAAAAATATTGTACAATTCTATAAAAAACAAATTCAAGAAAACGATAAGTTAGAATTGAAAATGTTGCACTTTTTTATCAATACTGGTATCAACGATACAGCTTACTATTGGAATGAGTTGGTAAAATGTATAAAAGTGTACATTGCCTTGAAAAAAGAATGTCCAAGTTTGGACGGTTTGAATATTGGTGGAGGTTTTCCGATCAAAAATTCATTGGCTTTTGAATATGACTACCAATATATGATTGACGAAATTATCAATCAAATTAAAATTGCTTGTGATGAAGCTGAAGTAGATGTTCCAAACATTTTTACAGAATTTGGTTCGTTTACTGTTGGTGAAAGTGGTGGCGCAATCTACCAAGTACTTTACCAAAAGCAACAAAATGATAGAGAGAAATGGAACATGATAGATTCTTCTTTCATCACTACCTTACCGGATACTTGGGCTATCAACAAACGTTTTATCATGCTAGCGGTAAACCGTTGGAATGAGACTTACGAGCGGGTTCTATTGGGAGGAATGACATGTGATAGCGATGATTATTACAACTCTGAACAAAATATGAACGCGATCTATTTACCAAAATACAACAAAGAGAAACCGTTGTATATTGGATTTTTTAATACAGGCGCTTACCAAGAAACAATTGGAGGATACGGAGGATTACACCACTGCTTGATTCCGCAACCAAAACATATACTGATAGATAGGGATGAAAATGGGATTATGGCCACAGAGGTTTTCTCAGAACAACAGACCTCAGAAGATGTATTGAAAATTTTAGGGTACAAAGCAAAATAA
- a CDS encoding deoxyhypusine synthase family protein, whose amino-acid sequence MSKGPISQFIEKHYLHFNSASLVDAAKAYEQQLANGAKMMVSMAGAMSTAEIGKIFAEIIRQDKVQIISCTGANLEEDIMNLVAHSHYERVPNYRDLTPQDEWDLLERGLNRVTDTCIPEHEAFRRLQKHIFKIWKDADDKGERYFPHEFMYKMLLSGVLEEYYEIDLKDSWMYAAAEKNLPIIVPGWEDSTMGNIFASYVIKGELKASTMKSGIEYMVYLSDWYPKNSANGIGFFQIGGGIAGDFPICVVPMLYQDMEMHDIPFWSYFCQISDSTTSYGSYSGAVPNEKITWGKLDIKTPKFIIESDATIVAPLIFAYLLDL is encoded by the coding sequence ATGAGTAAGGGACCTATTAGCCAATTTATAGAAAAACACTATTTGCATTTTAATTCAGCATCATTAGTTGATGCAGCAAAAGCATACGAACAACAATTAGCCAATGGTGCTAAAATGATGGTAAGTATGGCTGGAGCAATGAGTACAGCTGAAATTGGTAAAATATTTGCCGAAATTATTCGTCAAGATAAAGTTCAAATTATTTCTTGTACAGGAGCCAATCTTGAAGAAGACATCATGAACTTGGTTGCGCACTCACACTACGAGAGAGTTCCTAACTATAGAGATTTAACACCGCAAGACGAGTGGGATTTGCTAGAAAGAGGATTAAATCGTGTGACTGATACTTGTATTCCTGAGCATGAAGCTTTTAGAAGATTACAAAAACACATATTTAAAATCTGGAAAGATGCAGATGATAAAGGGGAACGTTATTTTCCTCATGAATTTATGTACAAAATGCTACTTTCTGGTGTTTTAGAAGAATACTACGAAATTGATTTAAAAGACAGTTGGATGTATGCAGCAGCAGAAAAAAACCTTCCGATTATTGTTCCAGGATGGGAAGATAGCACGATGGGTAACATCTTTGCTTCATACGTAATCAAAGGAGAGTTAAAAGCATCTACAATGAAATCTGGAATAGAATACATGGTATATCTTTCAGATTGGTATCCTAAAAATTCTGCTAACGGAATTGGATTCTTCCAAATTGGTGGTGGTATCGCAGGAGATTTTCCAATTTGCGTAGTACCTATGTTATACCAAGATATGGAAATGCATGATATTCCGTTTTGGAGCTACTTCTGTCAAATTTCTGACTCAACAACCAGTTATGGTTCGTATTCAGGAGCAGTACCAAACGAAAAAATCACTTGGGGTAAATTGGATATCAAAACACCTAAGTTTATTATAGAATCAGACGCTACAATTGTAGCTCCATTAATTTTTGCTTATTTATTAGATTTATAG
- a CDS encoding DNA primase → MKRVIVDYAKLTNEILNLLVERFPDGYDDSDIIRFRNAKNELVEAVEVRTEDTIYLVKVSTKLADRIENYDEDDEIDDVIEPITPIKGVDLDDDEDDDDDDDNLDKPDLDDDDEDSDDSRSSDDDDDDDDED, encoded by the coding sequence ATGAAAAGAGTAATTGTTGATTACGCAAAACTTACAAACGAGATTTTGAACCTATTGGTGGAGCGCTTCCCTGATGGTTACGATGATTCAGATATCATTCGATTTAGAAATGCTAAAAACGAATTGGTAGAAGCAGTAGAAGTACGTACAGAAGATACTATTTATTTAGTAAAAGTAAGTACCAAATTGGCTGATCGAATCGAAAACTATGATGAAGACGATGAAATTGATGATGTAATCGAACCAATCACACCAATTAAAGGAGTGGATTTGGATGATGACGAAGATGATGATGACGACGACGATAATCTTGACAAACCAGATCTTGATGACGACGATGAAGATTCTGATGACAGCAGAAGTTCAGACGATGATGACGACGACGATGATGAAGATTAA